A window of Carassius carassius chromosome 44, fCarCar2.1, whole genome shotgun sequence contains these coding sequences:
- the twf2b gene encoding LOW QUALITY PROTEIN: twinfilin-2b (The sequence of the model RefSeq protein was modified relative to this genomic sequence to represent the inferred CDS: deleted 1 base in 1 codon): MSHQTGIHATPDLREFLVKARRGAVRVVKIVIRSEQLVLGAYREVCQSWDQDYDACVLPMLDGLEPCYILYRLDSQNQLGYEWLFISWSPDQSPVRLKMVYAATRATLKKEFGGSHLKDELFGTVQEDVCFQGYLRHLSSSSCLAPLTTAEQQLNQIKITEDKVAQDKRRRVATISGQAKTEISVDSKNPTLQGLAFPLQEEAKHALQQLKLRRINYIQLRLDTKRETIELVHTSPTETKDLPSRIPTDAPRYHLFLYKHAHQGQALEAVVFIYSMPGYSCSIKERMLYSSCKNRLLDEVERDYHIEITKKMEIDSGECLTEDFLYEGVYPKQHALKQAFTKPKGPTGKRGNNHLIRGAGENGEES; the protein is encoded by the exons ATGTCGCACCAGACGGGTATTCATG CAACTCCCGACTTGAGAGAGTTCCTCGTGAAGGCGAGAAGGGGCGCTGTCAGAGTGGTGAAGATTGTTATAAGGAGCG AACAGCTGGTGTTGGGAGCGTACAGAGAGGTGTGTCAGAGCTGGGATCAGGACTATGACGCATGTGTCCTGCCCATGCTGGACGGTCTGGAACCCTGCTATATCCTTTATCGCCTTGACTCACAGAACCAGCTGGGATATGAGTGGCTGTTTATCTCCTGGTCGCCAGACCAGTCACCA GTGAGGTTAAAGATGGTGTACGCTGCTACCCGTGCCACACTGAAGAAAGAGTTTGGAGGAAGTCACCTGAAAGATGAACTGTTTGGAACAGTCCAG GAAGATGTCTGTTTCCAAGGTTATCTACGACACCTGTCCTCGTCCTCCTGTTTGGCTCCTCTCACCACTGCTGAGCAGCAGCTCAATCAGATTAAAATAACAGAG GACAAAGTGGCACAG GACAAGAGAAGACGAGTTGCCACCATAAGTGGACAAGCAAAG ACAGAAATCAGCGTGGACAGTAAAAATCCGACTTTGCAGGGTTTGGCGTTCCCATTGCAGGAGGAGGCTAAACATGCTTTACAGCAGCTTAAACTCAGACGCATCAATTACATTCAACTA CGGCTGGACACCAAACGAGAGACAATTGAGCTCGTGCACACTAGTCCTACAGAGACCAAAGATCTGCCGAGCAGAATCCCCACTGATGCCCCACGATACCACTTATTCCTGTACAAACACGCCCATCAAGGACAGGCACTGGAAGCTGTAG TTTTCATCTACTCCATGCCTGGGTATAGCTGTAGTATCAAAGAAAGGATGCTGTATTCCAGCTGTAAGAATCGACTTCTGGatgaggtagagagagactaCCACATAGAGATCACCAAAAAG ATGGAGATTGATAGTGGAGAGTGCCTTACAGAGGATTTCCTGTATGAAGGGGTTTACCCGAAGCAGCATGCTCTGAAACAAGCATTCACCAAGCCAAAGGGCCCAACAGGT AAACGAGGGAACAACCATCTAATCAGAGGAGCGGGAGAGAATGGAGAGGAGAGCTAG
- the cishb gene encoding cytokine inducible SH2-containing protein b, giving the protein MPEPPSGMVASHTSAQNERDESEVQQIQRSQAPPCSWAPAEDLRFITTTFQYLHTSGWYWGGMTASEARDALIGASEGSFLVRDSSHPLYLFTLSVQTWRGPTNVRIEYDSGRFRLDSSFPARSSLLSFSTLPSLVQHYTSTSQGEERIAEEHHMVSKDNGILLKLRKPLFRPQGFPTLQHLTRLTINRHTDCHTQLPLPRPLLLYLQEYPFQV; this is encoded by the exons ATGCCAGAGCCACCTTCAGGAATGGTTGCTAGCCATACAAGTGCCCAAAATGAGAGGGATGAATCAGAGGTTCAACAAATTCAGCGATCCCAAGCCCCTCCCTGCTCGTGGGCCCCAGCTGAGGACTTGCGTTTCATCACCACCACCTTTCAATACCTACATACCTCAG GATGGTACTGGGGTGGTATGACAGCCAGTGAGGCAAGGGATGCCCTAATTGGAGCTTCAGAAGGGTCTTTCCTTGTCCGTGACAGCAGCCATCCACTCTACCTCTTTACCCTGTCCGTACAGACGTGGAGAGGTCCCACTAATGTCCGCATCGAATACGACAGTGGCCGATTCCGTCTCGATTCCAGTTTTCCAGCCAGATCTAGCCTGTTGTCCTTTTCTACTCTTCCTAGTCTCGTGCAGCACTATACATCCACGAGTCAAGGGGAGGAGAGGATAGCAGAAGAACATCACATGGTGTCAAAGGACAATGGCATCCTACTGAAGCTCAGGAAGCCCCTGTTCAGGCCTCAGGGCTTTCCAACATTACAACACCTCACACGCCTCACTATAAACAGACATACAGATTGCCATACACAGCTGCCACTGCCACGACCACTGCTGCTGTACTTGCAAGAATACCCCTTTCAGGTGTGA